One stretch of Pseudoramibacter sp. DNA includes these proteins:
- the accD gene encoding acetyl-CoA carboxylase, carboxyltransferase subunit beta translates to MSSNPFQKRREEIFNLKALRERRSITTMPDAIPIQQKTTICPKCHHALTLDELEENLHVCRCGYHFPIGSHYRLQLTMDPGTIREIGKSVKPFDWLHFPGYPEKLKAQRKKSGSTEGVSTVRGKIGGYPVVVAAMDTRFFMGSMGSAVGERITQAIELAERKKWPLIIFCASGGARMQEGIISLMQMAKTSAAMERLSRKGILSIMVLTHPTTGGVTASFAMLGDITLAEPGALIGFAGPRVIEQTIGEKLPEGFQRAEFQQEHGFVDQIVPRGDMRKTLIQLLRLHARD, encoded by the coding sequence ATGAGCAGCAATCCATTTCAAAAACGCAGGGAAGAAATCTTTAACTTAAAGGCCCTTCGGGAACGCCGGAGCATCACGACGATGCCCGACGCCATTCCCATTCAGCAGAAAACCACGATTTGTCCCAAATGCCATCACGCTTTGACCTTGGACGAATTGGAAGAAAATCTTCACGTCTGCCGGTGCGGCTACCATTTTCCCATCGGCTCCCACTACCGCCTTCAGCTGACCATGGATCCCGGCACGATCCGCGAAATCGGGAAAAGCGTCAAGCCTTTCGACTGGCTGCATTTTCCCGGCTACCCTGAAAAACTAAAGGCGCAGCGGAAAAAATCCGGTTCCACCGAAGGCGTGTCGACAGTCCGCGGGAAAATCGGCGGCTATCCCGTCGTCGTCGCGGCGATGGACACCCGCTTCTTTATGGGGTCCATGGGCTCTGCCGTCGGAGAACGCATCACCCAGGCCATCGAACTGGCTGAACGAAAGAAATGGCCCCTTATCATTTTCTGCGCCAGCGGCGGCGCCCGCATGCAGGAAGGCATCATCAGCCTCATGCAGATGGCGAAAACCAGCGCTGCCATGGAACGCCTTTCGCGCAAGGGCATTCTTTCCATCATGGTTTTAACCCATCCCACGACCGGCGGCGTCACAGCCAGTTTTGCCATGCTCGGCGATATCACCCTGGCCGAACCCGGCGCCCTCATCGGTTTTGCCGGGCCCAGGGTCATCGAACAAACCATCGGAGAAAAGCTGCCCGAAGGATTTCAGCGCGCTGAGTTCCAGCAGGAACACGGTTTTGTCGATCAGATTGTCCCCCGGGGTGACATGCGCAAAACCTTGATCCAGCTGCTTCGCCTGCACGCCCGCGACTGA
- a CDS encoding MerR family transcriptional regulator: MKNYLTSSELAKRFHTTIDAVRYYEKLGLLRPERDPNNGYRHFKNEDIVTMGLIQELKHLHFPLSLIVKLRQNRKAEATFDLLSEEKLRIDQEIERLQATKATIETRIAFMDRCLHRMPLHQIGVSHFDRRNCLLVSQTDIPEDAFPIVLSKIAYEKNLTIPMVGVSDGYVLDQRTFFHQKEPEVKAVFYYGPGICGDPAYVLPEGAYLSLLIKRQEDTAPYIKAIQTYLKAHQLRVSSDVYSFYVIDEDESEDPEEHRILVQMRVEKTGEKI, encoded by the coding sequence ATGAAAAATTATTTAACATCTTCTGAACTGGCGAAACGTTTCCACACGACCATCGATGCGGTTCGCTATTATGAAAAGCTGGGACTGCTGCGTCCGGAGCGGGACCCGAACAACGGGTACCGCCATTTCAAAAACGAAGACATTGTCACGATGGGGCTCATCCAGGAACTCAAGCATCTGCATTTTCCGCTGTCTTTAATTGTCAAACTGCGGCAGAACCGAAAGGCAGAAGCCACTTTTGATTTGCTCAGTGAAGAAAAATTACGCATCGACCAGGAAATTGAAAGGCTTCAGGCGACGAAGGCGACGATCGAGACCCGCATCGCTTTTATGGACCGCTGCCTGCACCGAATGCCCCTTCATCAAATAGGCGTCTCGCATTTTGACAGGCGGAACTGTCTTTTGGTGAGTCAGACAGATATTCCTGAGGACGCTTTCCCGATTGTGCTTTCAAAGATTGCCTATGAAAAAAATTTAACGATTCCTATGGTCGGCGTCAGCGACGGCTATGTATTAGACCAAAGGACATTTTTTCATCAAAAAGAACCCGAAGTGAAAGCCGTGTTCTATTACGGGCCGGGAATTTGCGGCGATCCCGCTTATGTGCTGCCCGAAGGCGCGTATTTATCACTTCTGATCAAGCGTCAGGAAGACACGGCTCCTTACATCAAAGCCATTCAAACTTATTTGAAGGCGCATCAGCTTCGGGTGAGTTCGGACGTTTATTCGTTTTACGTCATCGATGAAGACGAATCAGAAGATCCGGAAGAGCATCGGATTCTTGTACAGATGCGCGTTGAGAAAACCGGTGAAAAAATTTAA
- the accC gene encoding acetyl-CoA carboxylase biotin carboxylase subunit produces the protein MFRRILIANRGEIAVRIIRACTEMGIESVAVYSTADRDSLHVQLATQAVCIGPAPAKDSYLNENAILQVAKSTRCEAIHPGYGFLSENADFADRCAEEGLVFIGPSGDAIRKMGDKAQARSIMQKNGVPVVPGSDGDVSLEEGEKIAEQIGYPVLIKAAAGGGGRGMRTVEKPEDFAKKFTEAQSETVANFGDDHMYVEKLIQNPHHIEFQVMADTKGQVVHFGERECSIQRKHQKLIEESPSHLLTPEVREEMGAAAVRAAKAAQYVGAGTIEFVMDDDLHYYFIEMNTRIQVEHPVTETVCGVDLVREQIRVAAGLPLSYAQSDIHQHGWAIECRINAEDPMHGFRPSPGKTKFVHFPGGPGCRIDSLLYDGYTMNPFYDSLVAKIIASGNSRLEAVQRMRRMLEELVIDGFPTTAELCYLIMHHPAFVHGNYNTGFMEKEYDTLMKWNRVGAGLDPIDIADSTKTSGGQS, from the coding sequence ATGTTTCGCCGAATTCTTATCGCAAACCGCGGCGAAATCGCCGTCCGAATCATTCGCGCCTGCACTGAAATGGGAATCGAATCCGTCGCTGTGTATTCCACTGCCGACAGAGATTCTCTCCACGTGCAGCTCGCCACTCAGGCCGTCTGCATCGGACCTGCCCCTGCAAAAGACAGTTATCTCAATGAAAACGCCATTCTGCAGGTGGCCAAATCTACCCGGTGTGAAGCCATCCATCCAGGCTACGGCTTTTTGTCAGAAAATGCCGATTTTGCTGACCGCTGCGCAGAAGAAGGGCTGGTTTTCATCGGGCCTTCAGGAGATGCCATCCGGAAAATGGGCGACAAAGCTCAGGCCCGTTCGATCATGCAGAAAAACGGCGTTCCGGTCGTTCCCGGAAGCGACGGCGATGTCTCCCTCGAAGAAGGGGAAAAAATCGCCGAACAGATCGGCTATCCTGTTTTGATCAAGGCGGCGGCCGGCGGCGGCGGCCGGGGTATGCGCACCGTTGAAAAGCCCGAAGATTTTGCCAAAAAATTTACTGAAGCCCAATCCGAAACCGTCGCCAACTTCGGCGACGATCACATGTACGTCGAAAAACTGATCCAGAATCCCCACCATATCGAATTTCAGGTCATGGCCGACACCAAAGGCCAGGTGGTGCATTTTGGCGAACGGGAATGCTCCATTCAGCGCAAGCATCAGAAACTCATTGAAGAAAGCCCGTCCCATCTGCTCACCCCTGAAGTCCGGGAAGAAATGGGGGCGGCGGCCGTCCGGGCTGCCAAGGCGGCGCAGTACGTCGGCGCCGGCACCATCGAATTCGTGATGGACGATGATCTGCATTACTATTTCATCGAAATGAACACCCGAATCCAGGTGGAACATCCGGTGACCGAAACGGTCTGCGGCGTCGACCTGGTGCGGGAACAAATCCGCGTTGCTGCCGGCCTGCCCCTCTCTTACGCACAGTCAGACATTCATCAGCACGGCTGGGCCATCGAATGCCGCATCAACGCCGAAGACCCCATGCACGGTTTCCGCCCGTCCCCGGGAAAAACCAAATTTGTTCATTTTCCAGGCGGTCCCGGATGCCGCATCGACTCCCTGCTCTACGACGGCTACACCATGAATCCTTTTTACGACAGCCTGGTCGCTAAAATCATCGCCTCGGGCAATTCCCGTCTCGAAGCGGTTCAAAGGATGCGGCGCATGCTCGAAGAACTCGTCATCGACGGCTTTCCCACAACGGCGGAACTGTGCTACCTGATCATGCACCATCCCGCTTTCGTTCACGGCAATTACAACACCGGCTTTATGGAAAAGGAATACGACACCCTGATGAAATGGAACCGCGTCGGCGCCGGTCTCGATCCTATTGACATTGCCGACAGCACCAAAACCTCCGGAGGTCAGTCATGA
- a CDS encoding acetyl-CoA C-acetyltransferase, translating into MAKEIVVVSGCRTAIGSMGGSLKNVPVVQLGSTVIKEAVNRAGIKPEDVDEVLMGCVLQAAQGQSVARQAAIYAGIPQEKPALTLNNLCGSGMKCINLAADMILAGDADCLVVGGMENMTRAPYVVPGGRYGYRMGPGEFLDTMICDGLEDTFHHYHMGVTAENIAEKWGITREDCDKIAVMSQERANAAIESGRFKDEIVPITVKERKKEFVFDTDEHPRKGVTMESISKLRPAFKKDGVITAANASGINDGAAALVIMSADKAKELGCKPLMRWVGGASAGCDPAYMGEGPIYACRKLFGRINKTIDDFDLIELNEAFSAQAIACIRELGINMDICNVNGSGIALGHPVGCSGARIVVSLMYEMAKRNSKLGLASLCVGGGMGVASAWENLQ; encoded by the coding sequence ATGGCTAAGGAAATTGTAGTTGTCAGCGGTTGCCGTACGGCTATTGGATCAATGGGAGGAAGCTTAAAGAATGTTCCGGTTGTTCAGTTGGGATCAACCGTCATTAAAGAAGCGGTCAACCGTGCCGGCATCAAACCAGAAGATGTTGACGAAGTTTTAATGGGCTGCGTCCTTCAGGCAGCACAGGGCCAGTCAGTTGCCCGTCAGGCAGCTATTTACGCTGGCATTCCTCAGGAAAAACCAGCATTGACTCTGAACAACCTCTGCGGTTCCGGGATGAAATGCATCAACCTCGCAGCAGACATGATCCTGGCAGGCGATGCAGATTGCCTGGTCGTCGGCGGGATGGAAAACATGACAAGAGCACCTTATGTTGTTCCTGGCGGACGTTATGGTTACAGAATGGGACCTGGCGAATTCCTCGACACCATGATCTGCGATGGTCTGGAAGACACCTTCCATCATTATCACATGGGTGTGACAGCTGAAAATATTGCAGAAAAATGGGGCATCACCCGTGAAGACTGCGATAAGATCGCTGTTATGTCTCAGGAAAGAGCAAACGCCGCTATCGAATCTGGCCGCTTCAAAGATGAAATCGTGCCAATCACCGTTAAAGAACGCAAAAAAGAATTTGTTTTCGATACAGATGAACATCCGCGCAAAGGCGTCACCATGGAAAGCATTTCCAAACTGCGTCCGGCATTTAAGAAAGACGGCGTGATCACCGCAGCTAACGCTTCCGGTATCAACGATGGTGCTGCAGCACTGGTCATCATGTCAGCAGACAAAGCAAAAGAACTCGGCTGCAAACCGTTAATGCGCTGGGTCGGCGGTGCATCCGCAGGCTGCGATCCTGCATACATGGGCGAAGGTCCTATCTACGCATGCCGTAAACTCTTCGGCCGCATCAACAAGACGATCGACGACTTCGATCTGATCGAACTCAACGAAGCCTTCTCCGCACAGGCAATCGCCTGCATCCGCGAATTGGGCATCAACATGGATATCTGCAACGTCAACGGTTCCGGTATCGCCCTCGGCCATCCGGTAGGCTGCTCTGGCGCAAGAATCGTCGTCTCCCTGATGTACGAAATGGCGAAACGCAACTCTAAACTCGGCCTCGCATCACTTTGCGTCGGCGGTGGTATGGGTGTTGCTTCTGCTTGGGAAAACCTGCAGTAA
- the accB gene encoding acetyl-CoA carboxylase biotin carboxyl carrier protein, with product MDFNQILELLDHFDQSDAVYLKWCHNDGDEFVLKKAGAYPAKTVSAVSQPVVQTAAPVSEKPSAAPADAAAENTEKARNDELSQGDTINAPLVGTFYQAPSPDDPPYVKAGDTVHKGETVGLIEAMKMMSEIPAPFDCEILEVLKDNGTMAEFDEPLMRVRKL from the coding sequence ATGGATTTTAACCAGATTCTGGAATTACTCGATCATTTTGATCAAAGTGACGCCGTATATTTAAAATGGTGTCACAACGACGGCGATGAATTTGTTTTGAAAAAGGCCGGTGCTTATCCGGCCAAGACCGTCTCGGCTGTTTCACAGCCTGTTGTTCAGACCGCTGCTCCGGTTTCGGAAAAGCCCAGTGCTGCGCCTGCAGATGCCGCTGCTGAGAACACTGAGAAAGCAAGAAACGATGAACTATCTCAGGGAGACACCATTAACGCCCCCCTCGTCGGCACTTTCTATCAGGCGCCTTCTCCGGACGATCCGCCCTATGTCAAAGCCGGCGATACCGTTCACAAAGGGGAAACCGTAGGGTTAATCGAAGCCATGAAGATGATGAGCGAAATTCCGGCGCCTTTCGATTGTGAAATTCTTGAAGTCTTAAAAGACAACGGCACCATGGCTGAATTCGACGAACCGCTGATGCGCGTTAGAAAGCTGTAA
- a CDS encoding tyramine oxidase subunit B, whose protein sequence is MDSTKGETDILYLNEDDMIEAGVLDAGRCVDVMEETMGLLSDGDCLMGGPNHDAHGLMLFFPKESPIPGFPLNDSADRRFIAMPAYLGGRFYKAGVKWYGSNGRNKSRGLPRSILMFMLNDVETGMPLAYMSANLLSAMRTGAMPGLAVRKLARPDSEVLTILGPGVIGKANYLAVMSQMKNIKTVMIKGSSPESKSAKKFVDFIHKHTPQIKDIHICATMEEAIRPADIVVEAISCKEGEWPEYKAEWFKPGVTFICTNAFNMEYRSIVDMRKVVDNLGMFVNYADEDDEGYDENGNRDHTGCMGEDFVYMSRDGLLDLDTVDQLGDIVRGKKPGRKSDDEMILVSIEGIPIEDVAWGCECYEQALKKGIGTKLKLWDQPKAL, encoded by the coding sequence ATGGACAGCACGAAAGGCGAAACAGATATCCTGTATTTAAACGAAGACGACATGATCGAAGCCGGCGTTTTGGACGCCGGCCGGTGTGTCGATGTGATGGAAGAAACCATGGGGCTTCTTTCAGACGGAGATTGTTTGATGGGCGGGCCCAATCACGACGCCCACGGGCTCATGCTTTTCTTCCCAAAAGAATCGCCGATTCCCGGCTTCCCATTAAATGATTCAGCAGACCGGCGGTTTATCGCCATGCCGGCTTACCTCGGCGGACGTTTCTACAAAGCCGGCGTGAAATGGTACGGCTCCAACGGCCGGAACAAAAGCCGCGGCCTGCCCCGTTCCATCCTCATGTTCATGCTCAACGACGTCGAAACGGGCATGCCTTTGGCGTACATGTCCGCCAATCTCCTCAGCGCCATGCGCACCGGCGCAATGCCGGGTTTGGCGGTTCGGAAGCTGGCCCGTCCGGATTCGGAAGTGCTCACGATTTTAGGCCCTGGCGTCATCGGAAAGGCCAATTATTTAGCCGTCATGTCCCAGATGAAGAACATCAAGACCGTGATGATCAAAGGCAGTTCGCCGGAATCCAAATCGGCGAAGAAATTTGTGGATTTTATCCACAAACACACCCCGCAGATCAAAGACATTCACATCTGTGCGACCATGGAAGAAGCGATCCGCCCCGCAGACATCGTCGTCGAAGCCATTTCCTGCAAAGAAGGAGAATGGCCCGAATACAAGGCGGAATGGTTCAAGCCGGGGGTTACGTTCATCTGCACCAACGCCTTCAATATGGAATACCGTTCCATCGTCGACATGCGCAAGGTCGTGGACAATCTGGGGATGTTCGTGAATTACGCCGACGAAGATGACGAAGGCTACGATGAAAACGGCAACCGGGACCACACCGGATGCATGGGTGAGGATTTCGTCTACATGTCCAGAGACGGCCTCCTCGATTTAGATACTGTCGACCAGCTTGGCGACATCGTCCGAGGCAAGAAGCCCGGACGCAAATCCGACGATGAAATGATTCTGGTGTCCATCGAAGGCATCCCCATTGAAGATGTGGCCTGGGGCTGCGAATGCTACGAACAGGCCCTGAAAAAAGGCATTGGAACGAAATTAAAACTTTGGGATCAGCCAAAGGCTTTATAA
- a CDS encoding enoyl-CoA hydratase-related protein, translating to MSFVTYEAKGMIGIVTINREKALNALNTQVLNDLEAVIDGVDYDTIRCLIITGAGQKSFVAGADIGEMAEDTKAQGRAFCEHGNRVFRKIETLPIPVIAAVNGFALGGGCELSMACDIRIASDNAVFGQPEVGLGITPGFGGTQRLMRRIPVGKAKEMIYASINIKAEEALQWGLVNAVYPQADLMDEAEKLANRIAKQAPIAVRMAKAAMNEGIDMPMDSAIQVEVRHFSECFETADQKEGMKAFMEKRKHEPFQNK from the coding sequence ATGAGTTTTGTTACATATGAAGCAAAGGGCATGATCGGTATCGTCACCATCAACCGCGAAAAAGCGCTGAACGCGCTGAATACCCAGGTCTTAAATGACCTGGAAGCGGTGATCGACGGTGTGGATTACGATACCATCCGCTGCCTGATCATCACCGGCGCTGGCCAGAAATCCTTTGTGGCCGGTGCAGATATCGGTGAAATGGCGGAAGATACAAAGGCTCAGGGACGTGCTTTCTGCGAACACGGCAACCGTGTCTTCAGAAAAATCGAAACGCTGCCGATTCCTGTAATCGCAGCAGTCAACGGCTTCGCTTTGGGCGGCGGCTGTGAATTGTCCATGGCCTGCGATATCAGAATCGCATCGGACAACGCCGTTTTCGGACAGCCTGAAGTCGGTCTGGGCATCACCCCAGGCTTCGGCGGCACCCAGCGTTTGATGCGCCGTATCCCAGTTGGCAAGGCTAAGGAAATGATCTATGCCAGCATCAACATCAAAGCCGAAGAAGCTTTGCAGTGGGGATTGGTCAACGCTGTTTATCCGCAGGCAGACTTGATGGACGAAGCTGAAAAACTGGCAAACCGCATTGCCAAACAGGCGCCGATCGCAGTCCGCATGGCGAAGGCCGCGATGAACGAAGGCATTGACATGCCGATGGATTCCGCAATTCAGGTTGAAGTGAGACATTTCAGCGAATGCTTTGAAACAGCTGACCAGAAGGAAGGCATGAAGGCATTCATGGAAAAACGTAAACACGAACCTTTCCAGAACAAATAA
- a CDS encoding 3-hydroxyacyl-CoA dehydrogenase family protein, whose translation MKVGVIGAGTMGSGIAQAFAQTDGFEVVLCDIKQEFADGGKAKIEKALSKRVAKGKMDEAKKDEILGKITTGLVEKDLVGDCDLIVEAILEKMELKHEMFQNLDKICKPGCIFASNTSSLSITEIAQGVNRDVIGMHFFNPAPVMKLVEVIAGYNTSDETVQKIKDIAVKIGKTPVQVKEAAGFVVNRILVPMINEAIEIYAAGTASAEDIDTAMKLGANHPMGPLALGDLIGLDIVLAVMEVLQAETGSDKYAPAPLLRKMVRGGALGIKTGHGFYDYTK comes from the coding sequence ATGAAAGTTGGCGTAATTGGCGCTGGTACTATGGGATCTGGCATTGCTCAGGCATTTGCACAGACAGATGGTTTTGAAGTTGTGCTCTGCGATATCAAGCAGGAATTTGCAGACGGCGGGAAAGCCAAAATCGAAAAGGCCTTAAGCAAACGCGTTGCTAAAGGCAAAATGGATGAAGCGAAAAAAGACGAAATCTTAGGCAAAATCACCACAGGTTTGGTCGAAAAAGATTTAGTCGGCGACTGCGATTTGATCGTTGAAGCAATTCTTGAAAAGATGGAATTAAAACATGAAATGTTCCAGAATCTTGACAAGATCTGCAAACCGGGCTGCATCTTCGCATCCAACACGTCTTCACTGTCGATCACAGAAATTGCACAGGGCGTCAACCGCGACGTCATCGGCATGCACTTCTTTAATCCGGCACCAGTTATGAAATTGGTCGAAGTCATCGCAGGCTACAACACCTCTGATGAAACAGTTCAGAAGATCAAAGACATCGCTGTTAAGATCGGCAAGACGCCTGTTCAGGTTAAAGAAGCGGCTGGCTTTGTCGTCAACAGAATCCTCGTTCCAATGATCAACGAAGCTATCGAAATCTACGCTGCAGGCACTGCTTCAGCTGAAGATATCGATACCGCTATGAAACTTGGCGCCAACCACCCGATGGGACCTCTGGCTTTAGGCGATCTCATTGGTTTGGACATTGTTCTGGCTGTTATGGAAGTCCTTCAGGCTGAAACCGGTTCAGACAAATACGCACCGGCACCGCTTCTGAGAAAGATGGTCCGCGGCGGCGCATTAGGCATCAAGACTGGCCACGGCTTCTACGATTATACAAAATAA
- a CDS encoding MATE family efflux transporter: MSETQDINKLSRDFSWWGLLIFALPSIGLNVWLGIYQMIDTAISSSLINTNALAAIDVCYPVLSIEEGIAAMLGAGACALIGKKLGEGKAKEARENLTSIVVYAFLFGIVYEIIVFLFRRPILTMLGATPILMPYCDTYIKVHVFFGALYLVQTMFQLILVVGGKPGRAFAMTVLAGGSEIACAYIFIKFLHLGIAGSALAAGCGMTLSAVGSILSLCDPKYELHYGKFRWSLGLLKDSCWLGLADLLMSASLGLIAALFNIVSIRYFGEDGCAAISILSYCQWIFAAGMYGYCKGIAPVISYNCGERSQDKINRYMKISFIVIGILSVAMFILPNLLKVQLANLYTSSSSPVWKMAVAGFFPFSIQYLFYGVNTLSTTLLTSANDGKRATILATLRTIALPIVLLVFLPRLLGGSIIWSISAIQEAVSFGLALFLLWNGRHNFIFTKKETPVIQSVKGDLQ, from the coding sequence ATGTCTGAAACACAGGATATCAACAAACTCAGCCGGGATTTTTCCTGGTGGGGCCTTTTGATCTTCGCCCTTCCCAGCATTGGACTCAACGTCTGGCTCGGCATTTATCAGATGATTGACACGGCAATCAGTTCGTCTCTCATCAACACCAACGCCCTCGCCGCCATCGACGTGTGCTACCCGGTGCTTTCGATTGAAGAGGGCATCGCCGCCATGCTCGGCGCCGGCGCCTGCGCCCTGATCGGCAAAAAACTCGGCGAAGGCAAAGCGAAAGAAGCCCGGGAAAACCTGACGTCCATCGTCGTCTACGCTTTCCTGTTCGGCATCGTCTACGAAATCATCGTCTTTTTGTTCCGCCGGCCAATTTTGACCATGCTCGGCGCAACCCCGATTCTCATGCCTTACTGCGACACGTATATTAAGGTTCACGTCTTTTTCGGCGCCCTCTACCTGGTGCAGACCATGTTCCAGCTGATTCTCGTCGTCGGCGGCAAGCCCGGCCGTGCCTTTGCCATGACGGTGCTCGCCGGCGGTTCCGAAATCGCCTGTGCTTACATTTTTATTAAATTTCTCCACCTCGGCATCGCCGGTTCTGCCCTGGCAGCCGGATGCGGCATGACCCTGTCGGCCGTCGGTTCTATTTTGTCCCTGTGCGATCCCAAATACGAACTCCACTACGGAAAATTCCGCTGGTCCCTGGGCCTTTTAAAAGACAGCTGCTGGCTCGGCCTCGCCGATTTGCTGATGAGCGCGTCCTTAGGGCTCATCGCCGCGCTGTTTAACATCGTCTCGATCCGGTACTTCGGCGAAGACGGCTGCGCTGCCATCAGCATTCTCTCTTACTGCCAGTGGATCTTTGCCGCCGGCATGTACGGGTACTGCAAAGGCATCGCCCCCGTCATCAGCTACAACTGCGGCGAACGCAGCCAGGATAAAATCAACCGCTACATGAAGATTTCTTTTATCGTCATCGGCATTTTATCCGTGGCGATGTTCATTCTGCCCAATCTCTTAAAAGTGCAGCTGGCCAATCTCTACACCAGCTCCAGCTCTCCAGTGTGGAAAATGGCCGTGGCCGGCTTCTTCCCGTTCTCGATTCAATACTTGTTCTACGGGGTCAACACCCTGTCGACGACCTTGCTCACTTCAGCCAACGACGGCAAACGGGCGACGATCCTGGCTACGCTCCGCACCATCGCCCTGCCCATCGTGCTCTTAGTCTTCCTGCCCCGGCTCCTCGGCGGCAGCATCATTTGGAGCATCAGCGCCATTCAGGAAGCGGTCAGCTTCGGTCTTGCCCTGTTTCTGCTCTGGAACGGCCGTCATAATTTTATCTTCACAAAAAAAGAAACCCCTGTAATACAATCCGTGAAAGGAGATCTCCAATGA
- a CDS encoding amidohydrolase — translation MKSVLLKNARIYTMNIDQPFSSEMRIDGNKIAAVGQLLDSSGCEAIDLKGKTVLPGLIDAHCHIFENIQLSGGILLDAMMTKQDVDDTIRAFIAAHPDQKNYFGIGYPEWIYEPGEVTRQHLDALCPDKPLFLRSNGGHESWCNTKAFEALGITKDTPDPEGGVFDREADGMPNGHLNEMALAQLFTDGIEWFDLSQLSQNADKVLGRYAAAGVTGVIDCGCFEKTRETLMDMLHRRAEAQTLTQWISNCCVTESACDFPELLPQLQRESQKYCHPLFFNHTLKVVNDGTVETGTAALSAEMTGSDPIGEVYVDLEPLSKACIAAAKMDMDIHLHGIGDEAVHTNLMAAKAVREAGYSETRITNAHSQFVRPDDVPFFNRYNVLANTSTIWHYRNVELEHQMPILSDRQFRMQSILKTGGRMTLGSDAPFDETGYAPLLGVEMGVTRCLPNHPDLVMAPESERLSVWQCLEGYTLNAARSAHVDADTGSLEPGKRADLTILEADPFEVPSEQIHTIPILYTVMNGRITYQQN, via the coding sequence ATGAAATCTGTTCTTTTAAAAAACGCCCGCATCTACACCATGAATATCGACCAGCCTTTTTCCTCTGAAATGCGCATCGACGGAAACAAAATCGCCGCTGTGGGACAGCTTCTCGACAGCAGCGGCTGCGAAGCGATCGATCTAAAAGGCAAAACCGTACTTCCCGGGCTCATCGACGCCCACTGTCATATTTTCGAAAACATCCAGCTCAGCGGCGGGATTCTTCTGGACGCGATGATGACGAAACAGGACGTAGACGACACGATCCGGGCCTTCATCGCCGCTCATCCGGATCAGAAAAACTATTTCGGCATCGGCTACCCCGAATGGATTTATGAGCCCGGCGAAGTGACCCGCCAGCACCTCGACGCCCTGTGTCCCGATAAGCCCCTCTTTCTCAGAAGCAACGGCGGCCACGAAAGCTGGTGCAATACCAAAGCCTTTGAAGCGCTGGGCATCACCAAAGACACGCCAGATCCTGAAGGCGGCGTCTTTGACCGGGAAGCAGACGGCATGCCCAACGGGCACCTCAACGAAATGGCCCTGGCGCAGCTTTTCACCGACGGCATCGAATGGTTCGACCTTTCCCAGCTGAGTCAGAACGCCGACAAGGTCCTCGGCCGCTACGCGGCGGCCGGGGTGACCGGCGTCATCGACTGCGGCTGTTTTGAAAAGACCCGAGAAACCCTCATGGACATGCTGCACCGGCGGGCAGAGGCTCAGACCCTGACCCAGTGGATTTCAAACTGCTGCGTCACTGAATCTGCCTGTGATTTTCCCGAACTGCTCCCCCAGCTCCAGAGAGAAAGTCAAAAATACTGCCATCCCCTCTTTTTCAACCACACCCTAAAGGTGGTCAACGACGGCACCGTCGAAACCGGCACCGCCGCCCTCTCCGCTGAAATGACCGGCAGCGATCCCATCGGCGAAGTCTACGTCGATCTTGAACCGCTCTCCAAAGCCTGCATCGCCGCGGCGAAAATGGACATGGATATCCACCTCCACGGCATCGGCGACGAAGCGGTGCATACGAATCTGATGGCCGCAAAAGCCGTCCGGGAAGCTGGTTATAGCGAAACCCGCATCACCAACGCCCATTCCCAATTCGTCCGTCCTGACGATGTGCCCTTCTTCAACCGTTACAATGTGCTCGCCAACACCAGCACCATCTGGCATTACCGCAATGTGGAGCTGGAACACCAGATGCCGATTCTCTCAGACCGGCAGTTTCGCATGCAGTCGATTCTCAAAACCGGCGGCCGCATGACCCTCGGCAGCGACGCCCCCTTCGATGAAACTGGCTACGCGCCGCTCCTCGGCGTCGAAATGGGCGTCACCCGCTGTCTGCCGAATCATCCTGATCTGGTCATGGCGCCCGAATCCGAACGCTTAAGCGTCTGGCAGTGCCTCGAAGGCTACACCCTCAACGCCGCCCGCTCAGCTCACGTCGACGCCGACACTGGCAGCCTCGAACCCGGCAAACGGGCAGATCTGACGATCTTAGAGGCAGACCCCTTTGAAGTGCCGTCTGAACAGATTCATACCATTCCCATTTTATATACGGTCATGAACGGCCGCATCACTTATCAGCAAAACTGA